One Vicia villosa cultivar HV-30 ecotype Madison, WI linkage group LG5, Vvil1.0, whole genome shotgun sequence genomic window, TCTGCCGATGTATTTGGAGACATCACTGATGAGATGCTTTCAAGTATACTAGACATCAGTCAAAATGTGTAAACAAGCTCTGGCAAAAGTGTACCAAACAAGATCAAGAAGGGCAAAGCTAAGATCAAGCAAGATTCCATCCCAAAGAGAAAGAGACAAAGTGAAAGGGTCAAACTTTTCTGGTTTAAAAAACCAATCATTGGACCAGGTGCAAAGGATCAACCTATCACTTTAAGTGAAGAAGAGGATTGCAATGGAACTCAAGGTGCAAGGAAGTTTGCTAAGAAGACTAAGAAGAAGTCTATTTATGATCTTTAGTGATTACTAGTAACTTTTTATTTATTGGCTGTTATTTTGGTGCACACTTTTGGTGCATTATTTTGAATTGCACACTTTTGAATTGCACACTTTTGGTGCATTATTTTGTAATGACAATATCTAGCTTTTGGTGCAATATTTTGTAATGACAATTGCACACTTTTGGTGCACTAATTAATGAATATGTATAATCTTCAGTTTAATACCAGTCATCAAATGTTTCATCAACTTTGGTTACAACATAAATCAACAATTTCATTCATCAAATTGTAACTAAACTCGTACATCAAATGTTTGACAGATGAAAGTAAATAAACTTCAACCTACATAAAATTGACAATTACATCAACGTGTACATAAATGCAAAAAACAACCAAGAAAAAACAAGTGCCATCTTCAGCTTAACAGCAGTCTTCATCTCTACTTTAACCTTCAATTTTGCCTTCAATAATTTCTTCAAAACTTTTTGTAACTCCTTTTCTGTTTTGTCACAGATTTTACAAACCCCTTGAATATTAGCATTCCATTTTAGTGAGTCTCCATATTCATCATCCCATATAAACAAACCGCAACTATTCTCATTCTGCATAAACTAAAAACCCAACACCCAGTGATTATCAACATTCGGGAGAAGAAAGAAACAGGTTAAAGAAATCTGGAAATTCAAACTCAAACTTACCCCAGCATTGCGACACTTCCAGAACTTCCGATTTAGGTTTTGAGCTGTCGACGAAATCCACATCTTCATAGCTAGGTCACAGCCGCATCTGGGTGGACCCGTAAATGTATTGCTTGTGCTGCTTCTAATCGATTTTCTACAAGACATGATCCTTTGAACAATGATGGCTGCAGTTGGGACAATGGAGAAGAGCAAGAAAGCTGAAGTACAACAATTGAAGCATGCAAGAACGATGAAGAAGAAAATTTTGGGAAATCTGTAACCTAATTTTCCAATTAACAAAGTTATATAATTTAATTCCATGTCACCAAATAATTAAAATGCCAACAGGGATCATACTTGGCCAAGTCAGCATAACATGAGTTTAGGGGTTAGTGGTATTGACATCTGAGTTTTTTAAGGGGGcaacctttaaaaaaaaattaataggggggAAACCCAAAACTCGCCCAAATGGCAGGGGGTGACAACTATTTATCCTGCAATGAAAAGGAGAGTTTAAACTACATTTTTTCTGAATCCAAAAGTCTATTTATAGATTAAATTGTGTAGTTTCAATTGAGCAAACAAAGTATCCAATTGGGATGAATTTGATCAAATAAAGTGGAGAGATGCTTAAAACATGACAGTTGATGATAAGAATATCTCTCTTGAAGTTTAAACCATTTAGCTTTCAAGAATAATCAATTGACTCAAGGTCGGTCctcaaaaccctagctttaggagatGTGTGGATGCACTTTATTCAAATTCAACCACCTATAATGCACAAAGTTTTAAGAGAGAAAGatatcttttgtatttttgataGTGTATCATAACAAAGaagtattcaaaaatttaaacaaCCATGGGTGCAAACACGGTAGAAATATTAAGCAAACAAAGTATACAATTGTTAGGGTTTGAGACCAGCAAATAAGAAAGTGTTATAATCGTACCCAGAAATAAAGGAGAGAAAATTGGAGGAGAGATTGTAAAGGTTGAAGGAAGCTCGTACATAAGTTAAAGGAGAGTGTGTAGCTGAAGGAAGCTTGAGAAACAAATCTTGCACAAGAGAGGAAAGAGAAGCTCATCTGATTGCGTACACGGTAGAGTTTGGGGAAAGAATCGAGAAGAAGAAGGAGGAGAAAGAAGCCTGGGCGACAATTGCGTACACAAAGTAGGGTTTTTTTCTATTTCCAAATTATCACAATCGGAGTCTAGACATCCACTGCATGGAATACACTTAACAGATTTACAATAATCTTTCTCAATGATTCATTTTTCTCGGTTACTACTCTATATAAGTCTAGAACTCGGGACAAGCACGAATGGAGGTTATTCCCGAATACACGATTGGTTCATCAGTTCCCATGTGGCTACATCACAACCTTCATGGAATTATACACCATTTCATGTGACTATCACAAATCATAATATATTACTAAGTGTTTCCATACAAGTTATAGTTCAATTCACAATTAGATCATCGTTAACATTTCATGCCATCCGACATTTTTTGTAAATGGGACAATCCATTTCTAGCAACTACTCGCTCATGAATGCACACCGAAGCACCTCTTACATTTGAACATTGCAACCTAAGTCATTTTCATAACCTAAGTTATATTTCTAATTCATCCACCTAGTTATACACTTAGGTTTTCCTCACTCATCATGttaaattttttatcataataTCACATAATCAACACATCCAATAAATCATATTATAGTTCACAACATGCACAAACACATCTTAATATAgttcataaacatacataatagTTTATCACCAAAATCCTACCAATAATTGGGATACTAACCACTAATTGTTTGTGTTATGCATGAATAAGTATGTGAATGATTAAATATTGATAATTGTTAGTTGGTACTATTGTATGCTACTAACTATATGTTGATTGGGTACATGCATGACTAAGTTTATGAATAATTGCATGATTGTCTGTTTGATTTAGAGCAACTGAATTGATTATGTGTAGGCATCTGTTCTAATGCTACTGACTTCTGCTGGTGCTTAACTCTGGTGATTATAagatggttgttgttgttgttattgattgtaTGCTTTGATAAGTCTGGTGCTTTTAGTGGTTGTCACTTGTTCTGGTCTGAATAAGTTCTATATCTTGAAGAGTTGTTTTTCCacaatttgccaaagggggagattgaagttCCTTGTGGATTAGCTCTTTTGATTGCTGCATTTTACAAAACAACAACATAGAGAAGTGTTCAAAGAGTTCAATATTATGCGAGATTGCTTAAGTTGTATGGAGGTGTAGAAGGGACACATGTTGGACACGATGACACAGCATGTTGGTACGACATTTAGGCCTTGCGTAACAGGTCAATATTGTTGTGTTTTGGAAGATTCTCTAGTCAAAGTTTAGATCATATTTTATTGCAATTGGTTTACCAATATGATTAGGTGATTTATTTGACAACTGGAAGAATATTAATTCATATTTAAATggatatttaaatttgaatttaaattgaaaCAAAACATATCTTATTGGAGAGATTTATGGAATAAATAATATCCAACCGATTTAGCGTTATTTCTTGacgaaatcaaattaaatatccaTGAAGAAAAGCCCATAATCATTATGATATATAAGGAGCTCAGACCTGCAATAGAATTCAAGCATTCACGTTGAAGATTTTAGCGTGTTGGGTTTACAAGAGTCCTTGTTATTTTATGTACACCGCACTATGTTTCAGTAACTTGGCATAGTTATAGGTTTGTCTAGTTGAGTTGCAAGATTAAACATCACTAATAGTTTTGATTGAAGTTGATCATTAGGGGTTAGCGTTTGAGAGAAAAAGAAAGTGAGAGGGTGTATAATATTTAGGGAGAGTCCTAAATAGAAAGTTATTGGGTAGTGTTAGGAAAAGGAATTGAACAACATAAGGTTTATTGTTGCTTGTAAGACTAATTATACTAAACTACTAATATCGAATTTCCTTTCTGGGTTGGAAGTCAATATTCCAAACAAAGGTGCAGGTTGCATTGAATTGGGTTACCAACTGAtggttttatttattgtttttctgCTCCATCATCTTGTACAAGTTAATTATGGTGATTCTAGTTTAACTTGCCGAACTAGTTTCCAGGACATCGTGTGCGATATATGTCCTCTGAATAACAGATTTTCAGGAAGGAATATGTCTCCTTGTGCCATCTCTCAACAAAGATTGTCAATAACTGGCCATTGAGCATGGTAAGCAAACAGTCCACCGGTGGAAGGAGAACGCACTCCTCAACTATCGCCTTCACTTCTAGTGGCATCACGACATCAGAGAACTTCTTTAGCTTCAACCCATGGGTGGGCACCTTAAGCGGAATATTGTCTTGTAACAAACTAAGTAAAAAAGGATAAGTTAATTTCAAAGTATCACTAATAAATAAAGTCACATCATCGGCATATCATATACATACATCTCCCTGCCATAATTTGAAGGTCACGTGATCCGCCTATTTTTTTAGTACACAAGTGTCATTGGGGCCACCAAGAAAACCTCCATCTGTGTGTACATAAGATTCTGTTGAAGCATGAGCAGTGACATATGCCTCAATAATAGAAGTAACCTTCATATCATCAATAGTTAGCGCCTTAATAGCCGTATGCGGAGCACGTGCCTTAATAATTGTCTCCGGAGTAACCTCTATAGTAGTTATTGCCCCTACCTTAGAGGGATGGGGCACCTCTGCCATCTTAGAAGTATGGGGAACCTCTGTCTCTAGCAGATTGGGCACATCTGTATCTGTCACCATCTACACATCTTAAACCGATGCCTGAACATCAACCGACTCATCCCCATCATCTCTCATCCATCAAAAGCAAATCTAGATCCTCTACATCAGATAATGCAAGGTGTATGAAACTAAGCTTTATCAGCCAGCCACCTCCTGTGAGAACCGATCAGTGGCTCTCTTCTGCCTGGAGATGTGAGTCCTCAAAGTTTCCTCCCCTCTCTCGAGCCCTCACAACAACACCTTTATCACGTTGTCGACCAGCAATCGTATCATTTATGCCTCTGGTCTTcactgaaaaaataaaacaatttttttagcctaccagatttttcaaaaaatttagaaattattaaCTTTGCGGATTTTTCCCAAATATGCGGTAACCTCTGTCTCTGTCGTCTCAAAAGTATGAGGGAATCTCTGTCTCTGTCGGATGAGGCACATCTGTATCTGCCACCATTTGTGTGTCATCCTAAACTGGTTCCTGAACATTAATTGGTTCATCCTCGTCATCTCTCGTCCATCAGAAGCAAATCTAGATCCTCTACATCGGATAATGTGTGGTGTACTAAACTAAGCTTGATCCGCCTGCCACCTCATGTGAGAACCGGTCGGTGCCTCTCTCCTTACCCGGAGATGCGAGTCTTCAAAGTCTCCTCCCCTTTCTCGAGCCCTCGCAGAAACACCTCTATCACGTTGTCGACCAGCAATCGTACCGTTTGTGCCTTTGATTTCcactgaaaaaataaaagaaaaaaaattaacctaCCTGATTTTTCAAAAAATCCAGAAATTATGAACTCTTTGGATTTTTCCAAATATGCGGCAATGAAACATACCTTAccgtatttttcaaaaaatattgtaAAACAATTTCCGGATTTTTGAAATGTCCGGTTGAACGTATGCAATTTTACCAGTTTTTTGAAAAATTCGAAAACATTTATGCATTTTTActacatttttcaaaaaaaaaatcaaaaaagttaTGCGTTTTTACCAGATCATTTGAAAAATCTGGTTGAACGTAtgaatttttatcaaatttttgcAAATATGTGGTAAAACATCATGAAAATtcgaaaaaaaatcttttaaaataagGTTAAAAAATCATACTTGCTTATCAACAATAGCAAATATTTTTTTGTATCTTAAATATCAGAAAAATTATAGAGTTTTTGTAAAGATTCAAAATTCtccaatattttttatgaaagaaaatataaaattgtGCAGGACTAATATAATAAAAACATAGGAATTGTGGGAGTGTCAAATATAATTTAGAGGAGAGTAAGAAGAAACCTCGAAAAAATGACCTGTCGGCCCACCATCCGGCTCAAGTACCTAGTAAGgccaaaaacaatttttttttataacaaaaaagtTGATGGTTTATAAGTACCACCAACTTGTTTACAAAGCAACCTACACCCGTTCAACCAACAAGTGTCAACTGAGCTACCCCACCCACCTCAAGCCAAAAACAATATTTGCATAGAAAAATCTCTAATGACAATGTAAACGACAATATTCTGTattattatcaaaaataaataaaattttattttttattataaaaaaataccaaaaatactaCTTTAAAATGGTGATTAAGATTTTAAGTTGAAAAAAGTAGAAAGACCAACatttaaacttttaaaataataaaaagagttGAGCAGAATTTATTTTGATGATCCGTCCAATACTCTTCCCTTCAAACCAACTTATAATTTAGAAAATACACATATATTTGAACATTGAGAAGATCATTGGAAGGTGACGAGCTGAATAATTAAGAGTTTTTGTATAAGGGGCGAGGAATTTAAAAGTAGTTGAAATTGTGTTGTGCATTACATGGAAATTGAGTTGCATTGTAGTAGGGAGGTCTCCATGAATTGATAGGAGCTCAtatttattcaataaatctaGAAGTAAACATTTCTAAACCGAGTATATTTCTACATAAATGCTCCAATTAAACAGAATTTATGAATCAAAGGACAAGAGATCCATAATCATCTTACAATCCATTTCTTTCACTACAATACTAAGAGAGACATGTTaatcaatcatcattcacaaacTGCATTTTCATTTCCATTTtcatctcttttctttctttgctccTTAGTTTCAGTTTGCTAGATTGCTTTGGGTCCCCTAGTTTAAACCGCAACATGTTCCAAAATAATTGAAAAACTGACTCAAACATTGTCAATCAACATAAACTACCACACATTTGAACCAGACGAACCATAAAACTTGGCAAAATCTCAGTGCAGTTGCATTTCTATGCCAAAGTAAACTCTAAACTCTCAACAGTTTATCAGAGGTTCAATAACATGTTGTATTGTATTAACTTATTAAATATTACAGGTAGAATTACAGGAATAAGTTAAAATAACATGTCATACAACACATGTCCTGAGTCCTGAccaataaatgaaaaaatattccAGCAGACTCCTCAGAAATACCTAGTGATTCTGAACATCAGAAGTAAGCATCCAAGAAATTGAAATTCAAAGAAAATCAGAAACACTTAGAGTTAGCTTGAACTTCAATGATAAGACTAAAACATGTTCAGGGACTTGTAATTGTTGTTGAAATCGTCTTCGAAGTGATGAGGGGTCCCTGATGATGGGTGATAGTGATCCGTAGTCTTAGAAGATGTTCCTGGGGCTGTGTAATACGGCATGGATGATTTAGCTGATGATCCGTATGATATATCCATGGCATTGGAGGAGTTGGTTCAGACAGTGGATGCTGTTACCCTAACCATTTTTTCAATCACTTTCTATGTCTGACTCATCACGTCTTGAAGTTTTTCGAGCTGTTCTAGCACCAATCATTATATTTGCCAATTCTTGAATAGAACATGATGTACTCTGTCTCATCTTATTCGCAAGAATTTCAATGTTATCCAAAAGCCCTAAGCCCAAGAGCCGATTCCTTAGCATTTCGATGGTAGTAACATAAGGTGGTATTCCTTCATCAACCATCATCTCAAAGTACTTACATGCCTCCTCTAGCTTTCCATTCTTCTTACAAAGACCATGAATCATAACGGAGTATGTCGAGACAGAAGGATAAAATTTCCTATCCCCCATGGTTTCCCAAACTTCAGTTGCCTTGTCAAACCTTCCTATCCTAATCAGTAACTTCAGCACCATGTTATATGTGTGCCGGTCAGGAAGACAATCATCTTTTTCCATTCTAGATATCAACTTTAGAGCCCTATTGACCTCACAATTATCACAATGGTAGGCTTGTATTgcattataactccaagtgtCGGGTTTTAATCCGCTATAAATCATTTCATCCAACAACTGATACGCTTCTTCCAGCTTTTTATTCTTACAAAGCCGCTTTATAAGATAGTTATATGTAAACACGTTTGGAAAAAGGTTACATCTTCTCATTTTATCAAGAGCCCCAAAAGCCAAATGCACATTATCTGCATCACAGTATGCACGAATGAATATCGAGTAAGTAAACGCATCTGGCTCAACACTCTTCGACAACACATTGTTAAAAAAATCCATAGCTTCATCCACATGGCCTCCCTTGCAAAGGGCATCTAACATATTATTATAAGCAAGCAAATCCACATCACATCCTTGCTCAAGCATTTCTTCAAACAGCTCGCGGGCCTTCCCCGAATCACCAACCTTACCCCATCCAGAAATCAGAATGCTGTAAGTTTTAGCTGTTAACGAGAACCGGCTCTTGGTTTGATCGAAAAACTGTTGAGCCTGCTTGACATGTTTCTTCTTGCATAAAGTGAACAAAAGCAAATCAAAATCAATAATACTAGGCTTGATTCCAAATTCATCCATTCTAGCAAAAGACCGAATAGCACCGTCGGGCAAATCAGCTCGGCTATACGCAGTGAAAACAATCCAGAAAATCTCATTAGTGATTTCACAACTAGAAGACTCTCTCATTTCCAAAAGAAAATCCCAAAGTATAGCAAATTGTTTAGACCTTCCTAAGATTTCTACCAAAATATGGAAGCTTTCGACACTATGTTCGAAACCCGGAATTGATTTAGCCCAAAGAAAGAATCTGTGGGCTGAAAAGCCAAGGTGGTTGCATCTTTTCAAAACCTGTTCAACTAAATCAGTGGAAACATGTGATGAAAATGGAGTGAGGGAGTGGTGTAGATCATTGTGAGGGTGACGGTGATCACTGACTATACGAGATATCTCATTGACGAGTTCAGGTAGTATTGGGGTAGAAACTTGTGGGGTTGGGAAAGATTGAAGGAACTTGTGTTGAATAAGAGGGAAAATGTAAGAGGTTAAGGTTTTATGCTTAGAGAAGAGTGATTGAAAAGCCATTTTGGAGATTATTGATTACGGAACTGTGAAGGATTCGTTCAGTACTTTGTTCAAACAGCTTCAGTGCGATATTAGTTGTTGGTGAAAATGTGGAGTTGGAAGAAGTGAAAGTTGAAAACTTAGAACTAAAATGAAACACATGAGTTTAAGATTTAGGTTTCGTTTGAGTCATAGATTACAATGGTTTGAGAAATACTGACCTTTATTATTAGCTCCATACATTGTCGCCATTCTCGAGAACCTCTTTAGAGGAGTGAAATGTGGACTCAAATTCTTCTTTTTCCACTCAAAATAGATGGAATAGAATATTCAATTTTTGAATTTGTGTCCATTGGCCAATTTGGTTTTCCAATTCACCTTTTCGGGGATAACttttctacccatcacaaaaagttgggtagtgtacttTCAACCAATCATatgattccat contains:
- the LOC131603834 gene encoding pentatricopeptide repeat-containing protein At1g52640, mitochondrial; translated protein: MAFQSLFSKHKTLTSYIFPLIQHKFLQSFPTPQVSTPILPELVNEISRIVSDHRHPHNDLHHSLTPFSSHVSTDLVEQVLKRCNHLGFSAHRFFLWAKSIPGFEHSVESFHILVEILGRSKQFAILWDFLLEMRESSSCEITNEIFWIVFTAYSRADLPDGAIRSFARMDEFGIKPSIIDFDLLLFTLCKKKHVKQAQQFFDQTKSRFSLTAKTYSILISGWGKVGDSGKARELFEEMLEQGCDVDLLAYNNMLDALCKGGHVDEAMDFFNNVLSKSVEPDAFTYSIFIRAYCDADNVHLAFGALDKMRRCNLFPNVFTYNYLIKRLCKNKKLEEAYQLLDEMIYSGLKPDTWSYNAIQAYHCDNCEVNRALKLISRMEKDDCLPDRHTYNMVLKLLIRIGRFDKATEVWETMGDRKFYPSVSTYSVMIHGLCKKNGKLEEACKYFEMMVDEGIPPYVTTIEMLRNRLLGLGLLDNIEILANKMRQSTSCSIQELANIMIGARTARKTSRRDESDIESD